A genomic segment from Alistipes senegalensis JC50 encodes:
- a CDS encoding ABC transporter permease yields the protein MNFTNLFRIAVKALSNNKLRGFLTMLGIIIGVASVITMLAIGQGSKRSIQAEISEMGSNMIMVHPGGDRRGGVQLSADDMQSLKIKDFEDIRADTRYVTYVSPAVNSSGQAVYGANNTPTTVYGVNLDYLDIRRYKVADGDVFTEHDIKTAAKVCLIGQTVVDELFTNGENPVGKVIRFGTIPFRIVGVLESKGYNSMGMDQDDLIIAPYTTVQKRILAITHLQEIVCSALSEVYTDDAIGEITDILRTNHRLKADDDDDFSIRSQQELSSMLTSTTDMMTVLLAAVAGISLLVGGIGIMNIMYVSVTERTREIGLRMSIGAKSRDILAQFLIESILISVTGGLIGVVFGVGVAVVVNVAAAFPIYIQPWSVFLSFAVCTLTGVFFGWYPARKAAMLDPIEAIRYE from the coding sequence ATGAATTTCACCAATCTGTTCCGAATAGCCGTCAAGGCGCTGAGCAACAACAAGCTGCGCGGATTCCTCACGATGCTCGGCATCATCATCGGCGTGGCGTCGGTCATCACGATGCTGGCCATCGGCCAGGGGTCGAAGCGCAGCATCCAGGCCGAGATCAGCGAGATGGGGTCGAATATGATCATGGTCCACCCGGGCGGCGACCGGCGCGGAGGCGTGCAGCTGAGCGCCGACGACATGCAGTCGCTGAAGATCAAGGATTTCGAAGACATACGGGCCGACACGCGCTATGTGACCTACGTTTCGCCGGCGGTCAACAGCTCCGGGCAGGCGGTTTACGGGGCGAACAACACCCCGACGACGGTCTACGGCGTGAACCTCGACTACCTCGACATCCGCCGCTACAAGGTGGCCGACGGCGACGTGTTCACCGAGCACGACATCAAGACCGCCGCCAAGGTGTGCCTCATCGGCCAGACGGTCGTCGATGAGCTCTTCACCAACGGGGAGAATCCCGTCGGGAAGGTCATTCGCTTCGGGACCATTCCGTTCCGCATCGTCGGGGTGCTCGAAAGCAAGGGCTACAACAGCATGGGCATGGACCAGGACGACCTGATCATCGCGCCCTACACCACCGTTCAGAAGCGCATCCTCGCCATCACCCACTTGCAGGAGATCGTCTGCTCGGCGCTGAGCGAGGTCTATACGGACGACGCGATCGGGGAGATCACCGACATCCTGCGCACCAACCACCGTCTCAAAGCCGATGACGACGACGATTTCTCGATCCGCTCGCAACAGGAGCTGTCGTCGATGCTCACCTCGACGACCGACATGATGACCGTGCTGCTGGCCGCCGTGGCCGGAATCTCGCTGCTCGTGGGAGGCATTGGCATTATGAACATCATGTATGTCTCCGTCACGGAGCGCACGCGGGAGATCGGCTTGCGGATGTCGATCGGGGCCAAGAGCCGCGACATCCTCGCGCAGTTCCTCATCGAGTCGATCCTTATCAGCGTCACGGGAGGTCTGATCGGCGTGGTGTTCGGCGTGGGGGTCGCCGTCGTGGTCAATGTCGCCGCGGCGTTCCCCATCTACATTCAGCCGTGGAGCGTCTTCCTCTCGTTCGCCGTCTGCACCCTTACGGGGGTCTTCTTCGGGTGGTATCCGGCCCGGAAGGCCGCCATGCTCGATCCCATCGAAGCCATCCGTTATGAGTAA
- a CDS encoding sensor histidine kinase gives MTASQSKYRAWLVHFTAWAVIFGMPLFVTGPDRPLLSGGEYLRFLLIPLSFMVVFYTNYLGLIDRYLTTRRFGRFAGYNVLLIGAVMIGVHLLFRYVLPDTGHRPPMERTWQDALRFFAGNAVLYLLVVGAGVAIRMTGGWYRAEAARQELEHSRTEAELQNLKSQLNPHFLFNTLNNIYSLIQIDVDRAQRSVHELSSLLRYVLYESSRPTVPLKAEVEFLRDYIELMRIRQPRHVRVFVSLPGEPSPTPVAPLLFISLVENAFKHGVSNEKPSYVTIDIHEEGRRLVCRIRNSCFPKSGDSDRSGSGIGLTNLSKRLEMIYPGRYTFEYGQAGDAYQALLCIELPDE, from the coding sequence ATGACTGCTTCGCAATCGAAATACAGAGCCTGGCTCGTGCACTTCACGGCCTGGGCCGTGATCTTCGGCATGCCGCTCTTCGTCACGGGACCCGACCGTCCGCTGCTGAGCGGCGGGGAATACCTGCGGTTCCTGCTGATCCCGCTGTCGTTCATGGTGGTGTTCTACACGAATTACCTCGGGCTGATCGACCGCTATCTCACCACGCGGCGGTTCGGACGCTTCGCGGGGTACAACGTCCTGCTGATCGGAGCCGTGATGATCGGCGTGCACCTGCTGTTCCGCTACGTCCTGCCCGACACGGGGCACCGTCCGCCGATGGAGCGGACGTGGCAGGACGCCCTGCGGTTTTTCGCCGGAAACGCCGTTCTCTACCTGCTGGTCGTCGGCGCCGGCGTGGCTATCCGGATGACGGGAGGCTGGTACCGTGCCGAGGCGGCCCGGCAGGAGCTGGAGCACAGCCGTACCGAAGCCGAATTGCAGAATCTCAAAAGCCAGCTCAATCCCCATTTCCTGTTCAACACGCTCAACAACATCTATTCGCTTATTCAGATCGACGTTGACCGGGCCCAGCGGTCGGTCCACGAACTGAGCAGCCTGCTGCGCTATGTCCTCTACGAGAGCAGCCGGCCGACGGTGCCGCTGAAAGCCGAGGTCGAGTTTCTGCGCGACTACATCGAGCTGATGCGCATCCGCCAGCCCCGCCACGTGCGGGTCTTCGTCTCGCTGCCCGGGGAGCCGAGCCCGACGCCCGTCGCGCCGCTGCTGTTCATTTCGCTGGTCGAGAACGCCTTCAAGCACGGGGTGAGCAACGAGAAGCCCTCCTACGTGACGATCGACATCCACGAGGAGGGGCGGCGGCTCGTCTGCCGGATCAGGAACAGCTGTTTCCCCAAGTCGGGCGATTCGGACCGCAGCGGTTCGGGAATCGGGCTGACGAACCTTTCGAAACGGCTGGAGATGATCTACCCGGGACGCTATACTTTCGAATACGGACAAGCCGGCGACGCCTATCAGGCGCTGCTGTGCATCGAACTGCCGGATGAATGA
- a CDS encoding LytR/AlgR family response regulator transcription factor, producing MKLSCAIIDDEPLAVELMESYVRKTPFLELQGSFGSGVAAFGMLRDRPVDLLFCDIQMPGLNGVEFSRMLPADTRVIFTTAFSRYAVEGFRVNAVDYLLKPISYADFLAAAQKALEWFELKRRAGAPADDLRSIFVKTEYRLRQIELERILYIEGLKDYVKIHVEDEPHPVLSLMSLKSLEEQLPADRFIRVHRSYIVQPAKIRTIERNSIVFGRERIPISENYRQAFFDFLSDRSLLL from the coding sequence ATGAAACTGAGCTGCGCGATAATCGACGACGAGCCGCTGGCCGTGGAACTGATGGAGTCGTACGTCCGGAAGACCCCCTTTCTGGAGTTGCAGGGCTCGTTCGGCAGCGGCGTCGCGGCCTTCGGCATGCTGCGCGACCGTCCGGTCGATCTGCTTTTCTGCGATATTCAGATGCCGGGGCTGAACGGCGTGGAGTTCTCGCGGATGCTCCCCGCCGACACGCGCGTGATCTTCACCACGGCTTTCAGCCGCTATGCCGTCGAAGGATTCCGGGTCAATGCCGTGGATTACCTGCTCAAACCGATCAGCTACGCCGACTTTCTGGCCGCGGCGCAGAAGGCCCTCGAATGGTTCGAACTGAAACGCCGTGCCGGAGCGCCCGCCGACGACCTGCGGAGCATCTTCGTCAAGACCGAATACCGGCTGCGGCAGATCGAGCTGGAGCGGATTCTCTATATCGAGGGGCTGAAAGACTACGTGAAGATCCACGTCGAGGACGAACCGCATCCCGTCTTGTCGCTCATGAGCCTGAAATCGCTGGAGGAGCAGCTTCCCGCCGACCGTTTTATCCGCGTCCACCGCTCCTACATCGTGCAGCCCGCGAAGATCCGCACCATCGAGCGCAACAGCATCGTTTTCGGCCGGGAGCGCATCCCGATCTCCGAAAACTACCGGCAGGCTTTTTTCGACTTTCTGTCCGACCGTTCCCTGCTGCTCTGA
- a CDS encoding RNA polymerase sigma-70 factor gives MKNQLIKAFQRGEEWAFRKVYEQFFSPLCIYAVKYVRDASEAQDIVQDVFAALWLQHDNFNNYYTIRSFLYISVRNRSLNLLKKNSLTTEKMIRVQQNSLSEAQESEMVIETEVERRLMAAVEALPTECRRVLILSMEGKSYQEIGELLHIAINTVKNHRIRAVKKLREKML, from the coding sequence ATGAAAAATCAGCTCATAAAGGCGTTTCAGCGGGGCGAGGAGTGGGCCTTCCGGAAGGTTTACGAGCAGTTTTTCAGCCCGCTGTGCATCTATGCCGTCAAGTATGTGCGGGATGCGAGCGAGGCCCAGGACATCGTGCAGGACGTTTTTGCCGCTCTCTGGCTTCAGCACGACAACTTCAACAATTATTACACGATCCGTTCGTTTCTTTATATATCCGTCCGCAACAGGTCGCTCAACCTGCTTAAAAAGAACTCGCTGACCACCGAAAAGATGATCCGCGTGCAGCAGAACTCGCTTTCCGAAGCCCAGGAGTCGGAGATGGTCATCGAAACCGAAGTGGAACGGCGGCTGATGGCGGCCGTCGAGGCGCTGCCGACCGAGTGCCGGCGGGTGCTGATCCTCTCCATGGAGGGCAAGTCCTACCAGGAGATCGGCGAACTGCTCCATATAGCCATCAACACGGTGAAGAACCACCGCATACGGGCTGTGAAGAAGCTGCGTGAAAAGATGTTGTGA
- a CDS encoding FecR family protein, with protein MTDELMISDLIYKELIEEITPEESRVLKKWLEDPANRALYDRIRQKNGLGRRLCEYVDVDSQKDFRSTLPAPAPVAPRRGLRYALYAAAIVPLLVAVTFFGARFGGSGRTDVRHPEIMHNSEGARLILSSGQVVDLADDEGRPVVLAEANAVVDARDGERTLSYKKPEAAAPAAEAPAVAAAPALHTLVVPRGVNYNVELSDGTVVYLDADSQLEYPVYFAGERREVTVSGRAYFDVAHDAEHPFIVRTGRTEIQVFGTEFCVSAKGAQSVTTLVEGSVGLFDAGSGERLAVLTPGQQAVVSGDRCEVRQVETLYQTAWKDGYFIFESKPVGSIMEELSAWYNIDYVLKDSLRDVNITARIKRYDDIESVLDILSKTRSVNFKRDGRVITVMN; from the coding sequence ATGACTGATGAATTGATGATCTCCGATCTGATCTACAAGGAGCTGATTGAAGAGATAACGCCCGAAGAGAGCCGTGTCCTGAAAAAGTGGCTCGAAGACCCGGCGAACCGGGCCTTGTACGACCGGATCAGGCAGAAAAACGGCCTGGGCAGGCGGCTGTGCGAATATGTGGATGTCGATTCGCAGAAAGACTTTCGCAGCACGCTGCCCGCGCCTGCGCCCGTCGCTCCCCGCCGGGGATTGCGCTATGCCCTGTATGCCGCGGCGATCGTGCCGCTGCTGGTCGCGGTGACCTTCTTCGGCGCGAGGTTCGGCGGGAGCGGCCGGACCGATGTGCGCCATCCCGAAATCATGCACAACAGCGAGGGGGCCCGACTGATCCTCTCCTCCGGGCAGGTCGTGGACCTGGCGGACGACGAGGGGCGTCCCGTCGTTCTGGCCGAGGCGAATGCCGTCGTCGATGCCCGTGACGGCGAGCGCACGCTCTCCTACAAAAAGCCCGAAGCGGCGGCTCCGGCCGCGGAAGCTCCGGCCGTCGCGGCGGCTCCCGCCCTGCATACGCTGGTCGTGCCGCGCGGCGTGAATTACAATGTGGAACTTTCCGACGGAACCGTCGTTTACCTCGACGCCGATTCGCAGCTCGAATACCCCGTTTATTTCGCCGGGGAGCGGCGCGAAGTGACGGTTTCGGGTCGGGCCTATTTCGATGTCGCCCACGATGCGGAACATCCGTTCATCGTCCGGACCGGCCGGACCGAAATCCAGGTCTTCGGCACTGAATTTTGCGTTTCGGCCAAGGGGGCGCAGAGCGTTACGACCCTCGTGGAGGGCAGCGTCGGGTTGTTCGATGCCGGCAGCGGCGAGCGGCTGGCGGTGCTGACGCCCGGACAGCAGGCCGTCGTCAGCGGCGACCGCTGCGAGGTCCGGCAGGTCGAAACGCTCTATCAGACAGCCTGGAAGGACGGCTATTTCATTTTCGAATCGAAGCCCGTGGGCAGTATCATGGAGGAGCTCTCGGCATGGTACAACATCGACTACGTGCTGAAAGACTCCCTGCGGGATGTCAATATCACGGCGCGGATCAAGCGTTACGACGACATCGAATCCGTGCTGGACATCCTCTCCAAGACCCGCAGCGTGAACTTCAAACGCGACGGGCGGGTGATTACGGTTATGAATTGA
- a CDS encoding WG repeat-containing protein, with translation MKKPFLFSAAALLLLTGAAAPESPEYTVSKHHNGPELYYYYADTAGNRLNDVRYAEAHPFCGDRALVRETKKYGYIGPAGELAIPYRFDAALNFGDLGFDKDLAVVRFAFRDELREFITPWTYGDSEMVLINRRGEAVTPRYEVIRPVAYGLAVVVETRRNHGLPVEIAEPNEVPDACKWGCIDKCGREVIPCIYDRIFGIGESLLLAQKEGKWGAVDSRGREVIPFIHDSCRYRNGREPVFSSDRDGGWPDVSRVTPGKGRIDMYAGGKKSVFDGLGRKLK, from the coding sequence ATGAAAAAACCGTTCCTTTTTTCCGCTGCGGCATTGCTCCTGCTGACGGGAGCCGCGGCGCCCGAGAGTCCCGAGTACACCGTGTCCAAACATCATAACGGGCCGGAACTCTATTACTACTATGCCGATACGGCGGGCAATCGGCTCAACGATGTCCGTTACGCCGAGGCGCATCCTTTCTGCGGCGACCGGGCCCTGGTCCGCGAGACGAAAAAGTACGGCTACATCGGCCCTGCGGGTGAACTGGCGATTCCTTATCGGTTCGATGCCGCCCTGAATTTCGGTGATCTGGGCTTCGACAAAGACCTGGCTGTCGTGCGGTTCGCCTTCCGCGACGAACTCCGCGAATTCATAACCCCGTGGACGTACGGCGACAGCGAAATGGTGCTGATAAACCGCCGGGGCGAAGCCGTTACGCCCCGTTATGAGGTGATCCGCCCGGTGGCGTACGGGTTGGCCGTGGTCGTGGAGACGCGCCGCAACCACGGGCTTCCGGTCGAAATCGCCGAGCCGAACGAAGTCCCCGACGCCTGCAAGTGGGGCTGTATCGACAAATGCGGCCGGGAGGTCATTCCCTGCATTTACGACCGCATTTTCGGGATCGGCGAATCGCTGTTGCTGGCGCAGAAGGAGGGCAAGTGGGGCGCCGTGGACAGCCGGGGGCGGGAGGTCATTCCGTTCATCCACGATTCCTGCCGTTACAGGAACGGGCGCGAGCCGGTTTTCAGCTCCGACCGGGACGGCGGGTGGCCCGACGTGAGCCGGGTTACGCCCGGAAAGGGGCGGATCGACATGTATGCCGGCGGGAAAAAGAGCGTTTTCGACGGGCTCGGCCGGAAGCTGAAATAG
- a CDS encoding SusC/RagA family TonB-linked outer membrane protein has protein sequence MKKSLPPEKEIRERSGCGTRMAVKRLLCLAVLLISALHVSPPLAYGQPKKLFTLTIRDAYLTELFLQIEKQSNYSFVYQTDDIEALGKKNFSCVRSDLEAILKRCFTGTDLVWEITDDHVVIRHKEGQQAKSDRVTIEGRVLDEYRKSLAGVSVVVKGTRYGTTTDAKGEFKIVAPRQKDMVVRFSFIGMTPQEINYVEGKKLYVNLQQSSTDIGNVEVVHTGYQELTPREMAASIVSIKAENIYNPGLSTIDQMLEGQVPGLTYMQSSGQLGAAPKLRIRGTTTVLGSQEPLWVIDGVVQSDPVNIDPEQINDLDFVNLLGNAVSGLNPEDIDQIDILKDASATALYGKSASNGVIVVTTKRGKQGPPVVTYSFSGTFTQRPRYTDRSVDVMNSLERTSFSRELMNNRQVYPNITSWLGYEASYRDYMNGSIDYNEFARQASYYETLNTDWFDLLMQNAWSHRHTLSLSGGTSNVRYHASLGMNNQQGSTLGEKSKTYTATFNLTGNYKRFKVTFGMNGSVTDTDGEPSDLKINDYAYNTSRAVPVYDADGNYWSYLRSTSASATSTGDSYPFNILEDMENSYRKQKNNSVTARAGVDYDITSTLKITSLLSYSVSNNYTGNYHGQNTWYGRTLNKRFNAATDSWYYENTLLPVGGELKETRTDRRGYSARAALVYTEKFGKDAQHKIDASLGTEVSSTTYEGLSQTYRGYDPDRGNIMQGVTLIQGTGTENKVNYDAYADWLQTAEAMGVRTINRSNNLAAYMTLGYGYMQHAYFSFNMRSDFSNEFGSRANERFLPTWALAGRWNITENVLKDVRWINSMSLRASFGSQGNVPSVPTRLVIKEGGYNKYFDSYSKSISKWPNPDLKWEKTYTTNIGLDFALFKRKITGTIEWYYRKTTDAYMSQSVSEVNGITSYTVNRGTLTNQGLDLTLNFTPINRLTEVNGEIKGFRWRFDPSLGSVINQLIDKAVQTPETTLKHDNEIYYSEYLNGTIHVVGRPINGFYSYRFTGLDGKDGRPTFDNFSQMVTVTDPRTGEQTEITRAKWLDEYFDTNQQRYMTVMSYSGTRVPTIQGSLRNTFTYNNFTLSVNLAYSLGSKIRLTKLYPNVSGINGTIAPLPTENVRREWLRRWQKAGDEKYTNIPGILSGREFTETLSPWWQSGVSGTDIKNIMTYLFKDGFAPNIWQMYDYSDSRVVSGNYLKIQSISLRYQLPRKFCNSIRMKSGYLMFTGTNLYTFANSRLKGQDPTTSGGSAIAVSIRPTYSFTLNVSF, from the coding sequence ATGAAGAAATCTTTACCTCCGGAAAAGGAAATCAGAGAACGTTCCGGCTGCGGAACACGGATGGCGGTGAAACGGCTGCTGTGTCTTGCCGTACTGCTGATTTCCGCACTTCACGTATCCCCCCCCCTCGCTTACGGCCAGCCCAAAAAGCTCTTCACGCTCACGATTCGTGACGCTTACCTGACCGAACTTTTCCTGCAAATCGAGAAGCAGAGCAACTATTCGTTCGTCTACCAGACGGACGACATCGAGGCGCTGGGCAAAAAGAACTTCTCGTGCGTGCGTTCCGATCTCGAAGCGATTCTCAAACGGTGCTTCACGGGGACGGACCTCGTCTGGGAGATCACCGACGACCATGTCGTCATCCGCCACAAGGAGGGCCAGCAGGCCAAGTCGGACCGGGTGACGATCGAGGGCCGCGTGCTGGACGAGTACCGCAAGTCGCTCGCCGGCGTCTCCGTCGTGGTCAAGGGCACGCGCTATGGAACCACGACCGATGCGAAAGGCGAGTTCAAGATCGTCGCGCCCCGTCAGAAGGATATGGTCGTCCGGTTCTCGTTTATCGGCATGACGCCCCAGGAGATCAACTACGTCGAGGGCAAGAAACTGTATGTGAACCTTCAGCAGTCATCGACCGACATCGGCAACGTCGAGGTGGTCCACACGGGTTATCAGGAGCTGACGCCCCGCGAAATGGCGGCTTCGATCGTTTCGATCAAGGCCGAGAACATCTATAACCCCGGCCTTTCGACCATCGACCAGATGCTCGAAGGACAGGTTCCGGGCCTGACCTACATGCAGAGCAGCGGCCAGCTGGGAGCTGCGCCGAAACTGCGCATCCGCGGTACGACGACCGTCCTCGGTTCGCAGGAGCCCCTGTGGGTGATCGACGGCGTCGTGCAGAGCGATCCCGTGAACATAGATCCCGAGCAGATCAACGACCTCGACTTCGTGAACCTGCTGGGCAACGCCGTGTCGGGCCTGAACCCCGAGGACATCGACCAGATCGACATCCTGAAAGATGCTTCGGCCACGGCGCTCTACGGAAAGAGCGCCTCGAACGGCGTTATCGTCGTGACGACCAAGCGCGGCAAGCAGGGCCCTCCCGTGGTCACCTACTCGTTTTCGGGCACTTTCACCCAGCGGCCCCGCTATACGGACCGTTCGGTCGATGTGATGAACTCGCTGGAGCGCACCTCGTTTTCGCGCGAGCTGATGAACAACCGGCAGGTCTATCCCAACATCACGTCGTGGCTCGGCTACGAGGCTTCCTACCGCGACTACATGAACGGCAGCATCGACTACAACGAATTCGCACGTCAGGCGAGCTACTACGAGACGCTCAACACCGACTGGTTCGACCTGCTGATGCAGAACGCCTGGTCGCACCGCCACACGCTGAGCCTTTCGGGCGGAACCTCCAATGTCCGCTACCACGCTTCGCTGGGTATGAACAACCAGCAGGGTTCGACCCTGGGCGAGAAGAGCAAGACCTACACGGCGACGTTCAATCTGACGGGCAACTACAAGCGTTTCAAGGTGACTTTCGGCATGAACGGCTCGGTGACGGACACCGACGGCGAGCCCTCCGACCTTAAGATCAACGACTACGCCTACAACACCAGCCGTGCGGTGCCCGTCTACGATGCGGACGGCAATTACTGGTCCTATCTGAGATCGACCTCGGCGAGTGCCACCAGCACCGGCGACTCCTATCCGTTCAATATCCTCGAAGATATGGAGAACAGCTACCGCAAGCAGAAGAACAACAGCGTGACGGCGCGTGCAGGCGTTGACTACGACATCACCTCGACCTTGAAGATCACTTCGCTGCTCTCCTATTCCGTGTCGAACAACTACACGGGCAACTACCACGGACAGAATACCTGGTACGGGCGGACGCTCAACAAGCGGTTCAACGCTGCGACCGACTCGTGGTATTACGAGAATACGCTGCTGCCCGTCGGCGGCGAGCTGAAAGAGACCCGGACCGACCGCCGCGGCTATTCGGCGCGTGCGGCGCTCGTCTACACCGAGAAGTTCGGCAAGGACGCGCAGCACAAGATCGACGCTTCGCTGGGTACTGAAGTCTCCTCCACCACCTACGAGGGGCTGTCGCAGACCTACCGCGGCTACGACCCCGACCGCGGCAACATCATGCAGGGAGTGACTCTCATCCAGGGTACGGGAACGGAGAATAAAGTCAATTACGATGCATACGCCGACTGGCTGCAAACGGCCGAGGCGATGGGCGTGCGCACGATCAATCGTTCGAACAACCTCGCGGCCTACATGACGCTGGGATACGGCTACATGCAGCACGCCTATTTCAGCTTCAACATGCGCAGCGACTTCTCCAACGAGTTCGGTTCGCGCGCCAATGAGCGTTTCCTGCCCACGTGGGCCCTCGCGGGACGCTGGAACATCACCGAGAACGTGTTGAAGGATGTCCGCTGGATCAATTCGATGTCGCTGCGCGCCTCGTTCGGTTCGCAGGGCAATGTGCCGAGCGTCCCCACGCGGCTGGTGATCAAGGAGGGCGGTTACAACAAATATTTCGACTCCTATTCCAAGAGCATCAGCAAGTGGCCCAATCCCGATCTGAAGTGGGAGAAGACCTACACGACCAACATCGGTCTGGACTTCGCGCTCTTCAAGCGCAAGATCACGGGTACGATCGAGTGGTACTACCGCAAGACCACCGACGCCTACATGAGCCAGAGCGTCTCGGAGGTCAACGGCATCACCAGCTACACGGTCAACCGCGGTACGCTCACCAACCAGGGACTCGACCTGACGCTGAACTTCACGCCGATCAACCGTCTGACGGAGGTCAACGGCGAGATCAAGGGTTTCCGCTGGCGTTTCGACCCCTCGCTGGGTTCGGTCATCAACCAGCTGATCGACAAGGCCGTGCAGACGCCCGAGACGACGCTCAAACACGATAACGAGATCTATTATTCGGAGTATCTGAACGGAACGATTCACGTCGTGGGCCGTCCGATCAACGGATTCTACTCCTACCGTTTCACCGGGCTCGACGGCAAGGACGGGCGTCCGACGTTCGACAATTTCAGCCAGATGGTCACCGTCACCGATCCCCGGACCGGCGAGCAGACGGAGATCACGCGCGCCAAGTGGCTGGACGAGTATTTCGATACCAACCAGCAGCGCTACATGACCGTCATGTCCTATTCGGGCACACGTGTCCCGACGATCCAGGGAAGCCTGCGCAATACGTTTACCTACAACAATTTCACGCTGAGCGTCAACCTGGCTTACAGCCTCGGGTCGAAAATCCGTCTGACGAAACTTTATCCCAACGTCTCGGGAATCAACGGCACCATCGCGCCGCTGCCGACGGAGAACGTCCGCCGCGAATGGCTTCGCCGCTGGCAAAAGGCGGGCGACGAGAAGTACACCAACATTCCGGGCATTCTTTCCGGACGCGAGTTCACGGAGACGCTGAGCCCCTGGTGGCAGAGCGGTGTGTCGGGAACCGACATCAAGAATATCATGACGTATCTTTTCAAGGACGGTTTCGCCCCCAACATCTGGCAGATGTACGACTATTCGGATTCGCGCGTCGTGAGCGGCAACTACCTGAAAATCCAGTCGATTTCGCTGCGCTACCAGCTGCCGCGGAAGTTCTGCAACAGCATCCGGATGAAATCGGGGTATCTGATGTTCACCGGCACCAACCTCTACACGTTCGCCAATTCGCGGCTCAAAGGACAGGACCCGACCACCTCGGGCGGCTCTGCGATCGCCGTGTCGATCCGTCCGACCTACTCGTTTACGCTCAATGTCTCATTCTAA
- a CDS encoding RagB/SusD family nutrient uptake outer membrane protein produces the protein MKKILAILFSGVLLAGLPSCGDFLEEYSQTLSYVDDLSDLDELLIGGAYLEDRSKVCKYLWINYMDDDCKEEWFGPNEGNRPMNYIRGIYLWERYPWWEDKSVVQNTANRAPYGGNPSWQDLYVKIAVTNAVIEEVERFAGDSKTRNLYRQVKGSACFLRALYYFTLTNLWGLPYVAETASTDLAVPLKTESAIKAGGFARNSVQELYDQIVKDLKMAVECLQPVERSNKLYANASAARLLLARCYLYMCDWAEARKWAGEVIADVSNATFRMCNMNDFTSSAYQTATTADRSLAWSEYIFLNGWQVILMNTTKCPQPSYSDELYGSYASNDLRKSYWFFKKSSGGNSFSHFLFQAKISYFTPLSFTLPEAYLIEAEAAAMEDDWTGAAAALKTIRDNRIKTGMEDVAYETFTGQEMIDFIRAERRRELAFRGLRWYDLRRYAVLPKYQLKTTIRHAVYEWGDNAAVLSGYHELGEWPGDGGWVMPFPTYALQNNEGMLVDNDRPDRVLVQ, from the coding sequence ATGAAAAAAATACTTGCTATTCTGTTTTCCGGGGTTCTGCTGGCCGGCCTGCCTTCGTGCGGCGACTTTCTGGAAGAGTACTCCCAGACACTCTCCTATGTGGACGATCTCTCCGATCTCGACGAACTGCTGATCGGCGGCGCCTATCTGGAGGATCGTTCCAAGGTATGCAAATATCTGTGGATTAATTATATGGACGACGACTGCAAGGAGGAGTGGTTCGGACCTAACGAGGGAAACCGTCCCATGAACTACATCCGGGGAATTTACCTCTGGGAGCGCTATCCCTGGTGGGAGGATAAATCGGTGGTGCAGAATACGGCTAACAGAGCTCCCTACGGAGGCAACCCCTCCTGGCAGGACCTCTATGTCAAAATCGCCGTGACGAACGCCGTGATCGAGGAGGTCGAACGTTTTGCCGGGGATTCGAAGACCCGAAACCTCTACCGGCAGGTGAAGGGCAGCGCCTGTTTCCTGCGCGCGCTTTACTACTTCACGCTTACGAACCTCTGGGGGCTGCCCTATGTGGCCGAGACGGCTTCGACGGACCTGGCCGTGCCGCTGAAAACCGAGTCGGCGATCAAGGCCGGCGGTTTCGCGCGCAATTCGGTGCAGGAGCTCTACGACCAGATCGTCAAGGACCTCAAGATGGCCGTAGAGTGCTTGCAGCCCGTCGAGCGCAGCAACAAGCTCTATGCCAACGCCTCGGCGGCGCGGCTGCTGCTGGCGCGGTGCTATCTCTACATGTGCGACTGGGCCGAGGCCCGGAAATGGGCCGGGGAAGTCATCGCCGACGTTTCGAACGCCACGTTCCGCATGTGCAACATGAACGATTTCACGTCCAGCGCTTATCAGACTGCGACTACGGCAGACCGAAGTTTGGCTTGGAGCGAGTACATTTTCCTGAACGGCTGGCAGGTCATACTTATGAATACGACCAAATGTCCGCAGCCCTCTTATTCGGACGAACTTTACGGTTCGTATGCCAGCAACGACCTGCGGAAGAGCTACTGGTTTTTCAAGAAGTCGTCCGGAGGCAATAGCTTTTCGCATTTCCTTTTTCAGGCGAAGATCTCTTATTTCACGCCGCTGAGTTTCACGCTGCCCGAGGCTTACCTGATCGAAGCCGAGGCCGCCGCTATGGAGGACGACTGGACGGGAGCCGCCGCCGCGCTCAAGACGATTCGTGACAACCGCATCAAGACGGGAATGGAGGATGTCGCCTACGAGACCTTTACGGGACAGGAGATGATCGACTTCATCCGCGCCGAACGCCGCCGTGAGCTGGCTTTCCGCGGCTTGCGCTGGTACGACCTGCGCCGCTATGCCGTGCTGCCCAAGTATCAGCTCAAGACCACGATCCGCCATGCCGTTTACGAGTGGGGCGACAACGCCGCCGTGCTGAGCGGTTATCATGAACTGGGCGAATGGCCCGGCGACGGGGGTTGGGTGATGCCTTTCCCGACCTATGCGTTGCAGAACAACGAGGGAATGCTGGTGGACAACGATCGTCCCGACAGAGTGCTGGTACAATAA